One genomic segment of Gossypium arboreum isolate Shixiya-1 chromosome 3, ASM2569848v2, whole genome shotgun sequence includes these proteins:
- the LOC108476004 gene encoding protein PHR1-LIKE 3-like isoform X2 — translation MYSGMRSLSLDGCVGDYQGSLDGTNLPGDACLVLTTDPKPRLRWTAELHERFVDAVTQLGGPDKATPKTIMRTMGVKGLTLYHLKSHLQKYRLGKQSAKESTDNSKDASSIAERQDTGSSTTASSRMIAQDVNDGYQVTEALRVQMEVQRKLHEQLEVQRRLQLRIEAQGKYLQSILEKACTALNDEAAASTGLEAAREELSELAIKVSNDCQGMIPLDNIKLPSLSEFTAALENKTASNMPTRIGDCSIESFLTSSRSPLSQTGVGSQAVTMKRPRPPFGIGDSFPLGGIRQEIEWVMPNIS, via the exons ATGTACTCGGGTATGCGGTCGTTATCGTTAGATGGATGTGTGGGGGATTATCAAGGGTCGCTTGATGGAACCAACTTGCCCGGTGATGCTTGTTTGGTCCTAACAACCGACCCCAAGCCTCGACTCCGATGGACGGCTGAGCTCCATGAACGTTTTGTCGATGCTGTTACTCAACTCGGCGGCCCTGACA AAGCAACCCCTAAGACTATTATGAGAACAATGGGAGTAAAAGGCCTTACCCTCTATCACTTGAAATCACATCTTCAG AAATACCGACTAGGGAAACAATCTGCCAAGGAATCAACTGATAACTCTAAGGATG CTTCCTCAATTGCAGAAAGACAGGACACTGGCTCATCTACAACAGCATCTTCGAGAATGATTGCGCAAGACGTGAATGA TGGTTACCAGGTTACTGAAGCTCTTCGAGTGCAGATGGAAGTTCAACGAAAACTACATGAACAGTTGGAG GTACAACGTCGTCTTCAACTCCGGATTGAAGCACAAGGCAAATACCTACAGTCAATACTCGAGAAAGCTTGTACAGCACTGAATGATGAGGCTGCTGCTTCTACTGGTCTAGAAGCAGCCAGAGAAGAACTTTCCGAATTGGCTATCAAGGTTTCTAACGATTGTCAAGGGATGATCCCTCTCGATAACATAAAATTGCCTTCCTTGTCTGAATTCACTGCAGCTCTAGAGAACAAAACTGCTTCCAATATGCCAACCCGAATTGGTGACTGCTCCATCGAAAGCTTCTTGACTTCAAGCAGAAGCCCTTTGTCACAAACGGGTGTCGGGTCACAGGCTGTTACAATGAAAAGGCCAAGGCCCCCATTTGGTATCGGTGACTCTTTTCCCTTGGGTGGCATAAGGCAAGAAATAGAGTGGGTAATGCCTAATATTAGTTGA
- the LOC108476004 gene encoding protein PHR1-LIKE 3-like isoform X1 codes for MYSGMRSLSLDGCVGDYQGSLDGTNLPGDACLVLTTDPKPRLRWTAELHERFVDAVTQLGGPDKATPKTIMRTMGVKGLTLYHLKSHLQKYRLGKQSAKESTDNSKDASSIAERQDTGSSTTASSRMIAQDVNDGYQVTEALRVQMEVQRKLHEQLEQVQRRLQLRIEAQGKYLQSILEKACTALNDEAAASTGLEAAREELSELAIKVSNDCQGMIPLDNIKLPSLSEFTAALENKTASNMPTRIGDCSIESFLTSSRSPLSQTGVGSQAVTMKRPRPPFGIGDSFPLGGIRQEIEWVMPNIS; via the exons ATGTACTCGGGTATGCGGTCGTTATCGTTAGATGGATGTGTGGGGGATTATCAAGGGTCGCTTGATGGAACCAACTTGCCCGGTGATGCTTGTTTGGTCCTAACAACCGACCCCAAGCCTCGACTCCGATGGACGGCTGAGCTCCATGAACGTTTTGTCGATGCTGTTACTCAACTCGGCGGCCCTGACA AAGCAACCCCTAAGACTATTATGAGAACAATGGGAGTAAAAGGCCTTACCCTCTATCACTTGAAATCACATCTTCAG AAATACCGACTAGGGAAACAATCTGCCAAGGAATCAACTGATAACTCTAAGGATG CTTCCTCAATTGCAGAAAGACAGGACACTGGCTCATCTACAACAGCATCTTCGAGAATGATTGCGCAAGACGTGAATGA TGGTTACCAGGTTACTGAAGCTCTTCGAGTGCAGATGGAAGTTCAACGAAAACTACATGAACAGTTGGAG CAGGTACAACGTCGTCTTCAACTCCGGATTGAAGCACAAGGCAAATACCTACAGTCAATACTCGAGAAAGCTTGTACAGCACTGAATGATGAGGCTGCTGCTTCTACTGGTCTAGAAGCAGCCAGAGAAGAACTTTCCGAATTGGCTATCAAGGTTTCTAACGATTGTCAAGGGATGATCCCTCTCGATAACATAAAATTGCCTTCCTTGTCTGAATTCACTGCAGCTCTAGAGAACAAAACTGCTTCCAATATGCCAACCCGAATTGGTGACTGCTCCATCGAAAGCTTCTTGACTTCAAGCAGAAGCCCTTTGTCACAAACGGGTGTCGGGTCACAGGCTGTTACAATGAAAAGGCCAAGGCCCCCATTTGGTATCGGTGACTCTTTTCCCTTGGGTGGCATAAGGCAAGAAATAGAGTGGGTAATGCCTAATATTAGTTGA